The genome window TGAATCAAATTCACCAGAATTTGCTACCTGTACAACGTAATATATTGCCACGGCTGTATATTTTAATGATACAAATAAATGACATTGAATCGATCAATAATAGTCAGCTAATGAATGTTACTGATCTACTGCTTTATAGTCGGGATAGTGATGACTTAGTTATTCGTTGGTCAGACGATACCTTTGCCATCATTGGTTATGAAAAAGAAAACAATGTTGTGGAATTGAGCCGTCGACTTATTCATCGTTTTAACGACGCGTCGACTAACGTCAGTATTGCTTATTCATTTTATCCCTTTAACCGGGAACAGCCAGTAGATATGTCTTGGGATCAAATTAGTGTGCTGATTGAAAAGGCGCTACAGATGGTTAAACATAATAGTGATATCTTTTGGTTAGGCTTGTATGAACCGAAAGAGCAGCCGTTTAATTATATCGATATCCTGCAAGCCGCAGATTTGGCGGAGCTACAACAAAAGATCCTGATAAGATCGGGTGACTAGCTTAGGCGTCATAAATCCTCTACGAATGGATTACTGATTGCGGCATTTATCAAATAAATTTCTGTTGGTATTGTTTTGGTGTACAGTCAAAGCTTTCTTTAAAACAACGGCCGAAGTATGTTTGTGAGGAAAAGCCTACATCTAAGGCTATACGGCCAATTTGAGCGCCACTTCTTAATAACTCTTGGGCTTTTTTCAAACGAAATTCTTTTATAAAGTTATTTGGGGTAGTTCCCAGTAGCACTTTAATTTTTCGTTGTAACTGTCGTTCGCTGATTGCCATATCACTGGCCAGATCGGATATACCTAACTCAGGTTCTGTATATTTTTTCGCGATGGCGTTTTCTAAATTAGTCAGAAATTTTTCATCAAGAGATTCTAGTGATTGCTCTGTAGTCAGGCTGGCAACTTTCTCGTGGCTGGCATCCTTACGTTTACTGGTTTGTTTCTCGTTAAATTGCTTGAGGTAGCTATTCTGCAGTTGTTTTCTTGTTGCCATTAAATTTGCAATTCGTACTAATAATTCTTGCTGGTTAAAAGGTTTACTTAAATAGTCATCTGCATGTAAATTAAGTCCTTGTAATCGGCTGTCTAAGTCTGAGCGAGCGGTTAATAGAATCACCGGAATATGTGAAGTTAATTCATTTTCTTTTAACTGCTGTAATACGGCAAATCCGTCAATACCTGTGAGCATAATGTCACAGACGATCAGATCTGGTAGGTATTCTTGTGCTAATGATAAACCTAATTCGCCACTGCTGGCGAGCAGACAGTGATGTTGCTGTTCTATCACTTGTTTAATATGGCTTTGCATATCAACATTATCTTCTATCACTAGTACTACTTGTTGTGAATGAGGCTGAGTGTTTTTTGGCTGACTATTTTGCTCAACGATCAGCGAAGACAGTTCCTCTTCAGAAACACTGTGAGGTAAGTGCTCTTCCAATGATAATGCTTTTGCAGCGGGGATAGATAAACTAAATTTACTACCTTGATTATATTCGCTCACAAGATTGATGCGCCAATGATGGGCTTTTACCAGTTCATTGACCAGTGAAAGGCCAATCCCGACACCAAATATTGCTTTGTTTTTTTGATCTTCTGCCCGTTGAAAACGTTCAAATATTTTAGCTTGTGAGTTTTTATCTATGCCGATTCCAGTATCTATAACATCTAAGATAATAGTTTCTTGTTCTAGGTAAGCACTAACGCTTATTTTTCCTCCCGCGGGGGTGTACTTTATTGCATTGGCGAGCAGGTTAAAGATAATTTTTTCAAATGCCTGAGCATCACACTCTAGCCATAAATCATCAGGGATATTGACAGTAAAAGATAACTGACTTTGCTTCGCTAAGCGATCGAAAGAGTCGCATGGCATGGTCATAAGCGTTTTTAAACGATAGCTAGCGATCGATAACTCAGGGTTATCACTTAACCTCGAAAGTTCAAGCAATTGCTCGACCATGCGCACTAATCTTAAGCCGTTGCGTTTTGCCGTAGTCAACTCTTGGCTTTCATCTTGAGTCGTTGATTTTTTTAGATAACGATCGAGGATGCCATTAATAATGGTTAATGGGGTCCTAAATTCATGAGAAATATTAGCAATAAATTTGTCTTTTAACTCGAGTGCTTGTTTCTCTGCCAGCTTTCTAGCGGTTAAATTAATGAAGGTAACGACTATTAGTGCGTTGTCTTCGCGTTCTGCCCAATGTAACTCTACCTGTACTGGAAAGTCACTGTGATCGGAGCGAATGGCAGTAGACTCTACCGATACCCCTTGTTCTTTACGCTGTAGGGCATAAACATTACTTTTAAAATCAAAAAAGAAATGCATCTTATCTTCATGACTAAATAACTGCTTAATATTGCTATGGATAAGGTCTTGTTCAAGTATTTGAAACATTTGAATCGCGGCCGGGTTAGCCGAGAGAATTTCACCTTCGGTTGATGTTGTTAAAATTGCATTATTGGATGCATGCACTATCGCCTTATTTTCATTGTTGAGCAATGAGTGTCTCAGTTCATTATTGAGTTTTTTTAAACGTTGGCTTCGATCAAATTGTTTTTGATAGGAACTTTTAAGGGTGTGATAGAGTCGCTGTTTTTTATCTGTTGTTAGTGTAATAAACAGTACAGCTATTGCTACCCAGCTAAGTATGACAACCGACTGCCACAAAGGTGATGATAAGTAGAATAGTTGATATTCAATGCCTATAAAGTGGACTACTAAGCTATAAAGTACCAGAAGTAATATATAAAGCTCTGAATGAACAGGATATCGCTCTGTTTGAATACCTTTTGTTAATTGAGTCGAAGCAACCGCAGCTAATATTAAGGTTAAATAAGGCACAAACAGCAGAATAGAGCGGGTGGTATTTAGCAGATTTCCATGATAATAAGCTTGGTTAAAGTTGAGTAGGGTTTCAATGAAAATAAAGCTACCGCCTATTGTCAGCAGACCATAAATTTTTCGCCAGTAAAGAGATTGACAACGTACGGTATTGAGTACTAAGCGAAGACAGATAAGGGCAGTGATCGATAAGTGAAACATTGCCGAAGGAAGAGAACTACTGTAATTTTTGTCGGCAAACTCATAAGGCAATAATACAAAGTAACTGAAACTTACCAGGCAAAAGAAAATGGCAGGCACTCTTCCGCTTAAGTATTTATTCATGGGAGTTTCATTTAAATGTGGATTTGTTTCAATGGCTAATAGAATGAAGAAATAACTAAATAACGATATAAAGTCATTAGTTAATCGAGCGTCTGGTAGCATAGTTTGGCTGATACTTGCTGCCAAACCACCTAAAATGGCCAAAATAAAATACTGCCAAAACAACTTTAATGATTCTGACTGGCTGTTTCTGTAGGCGAATAGCAGAATATAGGTACTGATTATTTGCATTACGATTGTTGCTGGAACAATCGTCGCATTAAGAGAAATAGCGAATGCCTTTGATAGCATATTATAAGGGAACACAGTTAATATCAGTGCAACGATTACTGACAACCGGATGACGGTACTACGCAAGTTTATATCCTACTTTTAACAATCGGTATTTTAGGTTCTTTCTTTGAACACCTTTGTCCTTGTTGATTTACGTTTAGTATACATAATTTTAATATTTATGAAATAATTAGCTGCTATAACGCAAGATCATTAGCTCATATCAATCTGACTTTTATCTAAAAACTGGTGGGCAAAGGTTAAGTAAACTTTTTCATTTTTAAAAACATCATATAAATCAGGGTCTAAATGATCATTCTCTTTCATTCGGTCCATAATTGCTATAGTTTCAGTTAACGTTTTGGGCGGTTTATAAGGGCGATCATTCGCGGTTAATGCTTCAAAAACGTCTGCTATTGCCATAATGCGGGCCGGAATAGACATTTGATGGCGCTTTAATCCTTTTGGGTAACCAGTACCATCCATTTTTTCATGATGGCCGCAGGCATATTCAGGAACATTCTTTAAGTGTTTAGGGAACGGCATCGCTTCGAGCATATCGACAGTGACATCCATATGGCCATTAATGATCCTGCGTTCTTTATCATTTAAGGTGCCACGTTTAGTGATCAGGTTGTAGACTTCATCGTCAGAGAGTACCGGCTGAGTGACGCTATTGATAGTGACTGGATAATTTTTTGCGATGTGATAGACACGATTAATTTTATCATCGTCAAAAAACTCCCCGCCTTTATTGGCATGAATTAAAAACTCTCTGTCGTCAGCTAATTGTTTTAAACGTTTCGCTTTTTCATTGGTGTCATATTTAGGGTTATGATTGATGTTGAGCGCCGCGATTTCTAAACGAGCAATCACCAATTCAATACGATCAAATACCGTTTCCAGCTTAGTCGCTTTGTCCATAACATATTCAGGAGTCGCGACTTTACCGCAATCATGTAACCAGGCGGCGACACTGAGTTCGTGAAAATCTTCTTCGGAAAGGTTGAATTCAGCTAAGGGACCCTGTGCTATCTGGTGACAGGCTTTAGCCAGCAGCATGGTAATTTCAGGTACACGTCGACAATGTCCGCCGGTATAGGGGGATTTTTTATCGATGGCGTAGGCGATTAACTGAGAAAATGAACCAAACAGCGCTTCCATTTGGTCAATCAATTGTTTATTAGTGATGATCACTGCTGCTAATGAACTAAGGGCATGTACCGATCTTTCTACTGAATGACTAAACTCGATAACTTGACCCGTTTCGTCGGTGGCGTTGATGAGCTGTAGCACGCCGGTTAGCTCATTTTCATGATTATTCATTGGTAAGGTCAGTACTGAACGAGTGCGGTAACCATTTTTTTTGTCCATTTCTTTAGCGGCAGTAACATCATAATCTTTGACATGATAGGCATCTTTGATATTAATGACCTTACCACTGGTAGCAGCGATAGAGACTAACGCAGATTCATTCGGTTGTTGATACTCGTACAGTGGAATTGCAGGTATATCGATTGTTTTACCTGTGGTGCCGCCCCAGTGAATATTTAAGCTTTTATTGATCAAGGTATCAAATACTAGTTGCTGTTTATCGTTTACCGAATAAATAGTGCCGCCGTCGGCATGTGATAATTCCATGGCGCTAAGCAGAATTTTCTCCAGTAGTACTTGATGATCTTTTTCGGTGGAGAGGGCGATGCCTATTTCAATAAAATGCTCAATATTTTCCATTTGCGTCTCTACCGGTCTCTTTCTTAAACTAGCAATATTCATTATCTAGTTAAGTATAGATTCCTATTGAATTTTTTCCTGTTGGTACTATTTAAATTTTATTATTGTCATTGCTCGATTTATCAGCAGCTTGCATTAAGCTTAGTTAGTAATAACAAATCAGTAAAAAGATTGATGTGAAACCGTCGAGACAAAAAACGCGTATTATTGCCATGTTAACTCTTGGCTTATTATTAATAAGCTGTGTAGCGCTTTATCAGCAATGGTTTTTGCGGGCAGATTTTTATTTGTTTGATCGTCAGCAACAGGTTTTATTAACGAGTAAGCCGGCGGATCAACAAATTGTTATTATCGCTATTGATGACGTTAGTCTTGAGCAGATGATGCAAGTTGCTGGACGCTGGGTTTGGCCACGTAGCGTTCATGCTGAATTGATAGAAGGTTTGCAGGCTTTTGCTCCTCAAGCGATTGCCTTTGATATTTTATTTTCAGAAAAAGACATATATCGCCCGGATGCCGATAGCTATTTGAACGAAGTACTCTCGGATTATACTAATGTCTTTTTCTCGATGTTAGTGCTAAGTAGTACTCACATCGAAAGTGCGGCGCCATTACTCACTAACTGGCAAGATTTGTCTAAAGGTAAATTGCACTCTCAAGCTCAGTCGTCATTACTACTGCCATTCGCTATTGAGCCTGAGTATTGGCGACTAGGCAGCATTAATTATCGCGCAGAGTTAGACGGAGTAGGACGCTACTATGACATCTATCAGCAAACTAGCGATTGGAAAATTCCCTCTTTGGCAACAGTACTGGCGTTGAACCACCTAACTGAACTACCGAAACAATCTCGTGTTTTATTGAACTGGCGTGGAGCTCAACAACAGCCTTATCAAACCTATTCTTATGTCGATATTTATCGTGCGGTTGTCGAACAAAATAGCGACATTTTGCAACAATTTTCCGGTAAAACGGTGCTGATTGGCGCAACGGCGGCGGGTTTATATGATGCCCGTACTACACCGATTAATCATAATTTACCTGGTGTTTATATGCTGGCCACAGCGCTGGATAATATTAAACATCAAGATTATTACCGCCAAATGAGCTGGCAGGCGCAGATGATATTGGCGAGCTTGTTAATTATGCTTATCGGGTTGTGTTTTTACTTTTTTGAACATTATTCTCACCAGTTGTTTTCGCTATTGATGATTATTAGTGGCAGCTGGCTAGCTGGTGGGTATTTCAGTATTCACTTGCTCCAGAAAAATCAGGCATTTTTTATTGCTTCACCATTACTGATTATTACCCTTAGTGGCGTATTGTTTGCGTTTGTTTTTGGCTATGTGGAATTTTTACAGCGGCGCCAGGCATTATCCATGTTTGGTCGGTTTCTTGATCCTAAAGTGGTGTTGAACTTGTTATCTGAAGGCAAGTTAGATGCAGGCTTTCTTAATCAAAAAACCTCACTGACTATTTTATTTTCAGATATTAGAGGGTTTACCCAGTTGTCAGAACAACATTCTGCTAACCAAGTATTGAAATTACTCAATGATTATTTTTCCAGCCAGGTTGAAGTGATTTTTTCCACTAACGGGACTTTAGATAAGTTTATTGGTGATTGCATTATGGCGTTTTGGGGAGCGCCGATTGCCAGTACTACTCAAGCTACAGATGCAATTAGTGCCGCATTGATGATGCAAGACAATTTGCTGGCGTTCAAGCGTAACTTACCTGAGCATTTACAAGACTTTGACATTGGTATTGGTATTCATAGCGGAGAGGCGATTGCAGGCTTAATCGGTACAGCACAAAGAGTTGACTATACTGTGATTGGTGATGCCGTGAATTTAGCCAGTAGAATCGAAGGCTTAACTAAGGGGCAATGCCGTATTTTAGTCTCTGAACAGACGATGCTATTGGCGCAGCAAGCCTATGATTTCGAGGAGGTAGGAGAATTTAAGGTCAAAGGCCGACAAGCAGGTGTCAAATTATATCAACCGACTAGGAGATAATATGAAAACAAAAATATTAATGCTCTTAGCTTGCATTTTATTTAGTTCGCTAAATGTAGCTGCAGAGCAACAAAGTGTTAAGGCTGGGAAGCTGACAACTAATACGGATTTGCATAAACAGCCTAAGTATCAAAGTGACGTACTCACACAGCTACTAGCAAATGAGAATGTCAATGTCGCTAGGCGGCATCGAGCCTGGTATCAGGTACTTACTGCGCAGCAGCAACGGGGTTGGGTCAAAATGTTGAATGTCCGATTTGTGGGAGTGATGAAACGTCAAGGAGAGCTTGGGGTAAAAAGTGTTTTTGACAGCTTAACGAAACAAGTGACACCGACTGCATCGACTGGTATTAGAGGCTTTGATGAAGAAGCGTTAAAAACGGCGAAGGCAGATTTGGAGCAGTTAGACTTATTAGCAAGTTATCAGGGCAATGCCAAAAGAGCAAAAGACTTTGCCCGTGCTGGCAAGATTAAGTCAAACCTTGCTATTTCAACAGCTGTGACACAAAACTAGGAGGCAGTAATGAAAACATTGAATACGCTGTTATTACTTCTGCTGTTGTCATCTTGTCAAAGTACGGGGTTGAAAATAGGTAATTTGGATGTCGGGCGCTTGGTAAATCAAGGGGTCAAACTTTGGGATGCGAATAACATCGATCAGCAGCAGGAAGTCCAGTTTGGCCAAAATATATCCGCGGTGTTATTAGGGGTTCGGCCATTACATAAAAATAAAGCTATTAATCGGTATGTTAATAATGTTGGCATGTGGTTGGCGATGCATTCCTCAAGACCGGATTTGCCATGGCAATTTGGTGTCATTGATAGTGACGCCATCAACGCCTTTGCAGCCCCTGGTGGCTTTGTTTTTATTACATCATCGATGTTGCAGCAGCTAAATAGTGAAGCTGAGCTGGCAGCGGTGCTGGCGCATGAGATCAGTCATGTTACCTTACAGCATCATTTAACAGCGATAAAAGATGGTGCTCTGCGCAGCGCGGTCACAGAAACCCTATTTGTCTCTGCTGATGCTTATCAAGCTAATACTGGGGCTGATAGAAAGAAACGCGAATATGCCGCCTGGGCAAAAACCGTGACCAATGCCGCACAAGATTTATATAGTAAAGGTTTAGATCGTGAAGATGAATTAATGGCAGATAAAGTGGGCTTGGCATTATTAGCCCGAGCAGGGTATGACCCATTTGCTTTTATCAGTAGCCTACAGGTAGTTGAAGCGATAGCCGCTGATGATTCCAGTTTGGCATTACTTTATAAAACTCATCCAAAACCGTCAGAACGTATATTCTCTTTACAGGCCAATTTAGCCGACGTTGAACAGTTTCCAGGTGTGGTATTAACTGAGCGTTTCCAGCAGGTACTAACCGGAGAATAACTTATTGTCGACAATATTTGTTTTTCAAAGTGATATCGTTTGATTTTATTATGTGAGATCTATATATTGTCGACAATATTGTTTTGTGGTGAGTTAATCAATGTCTTTTTATAATATTTTTGGTGGTATAAATACCTTCTGTATCTTTTTAAGTTTACTTGGTGTTTATGCGCAGTTACGCACTGTACTCGAACGTAAAAAACAGCGAGAGAAACTTCAGCAAACGCTAAAAGAAAGTGTTACCACGCAGTTGTCATTGAATCAATTTTCAGTCAGTTTTCTCGCCTATTTTTCTTTTTTTGTCTACGGCTATTCAATAGCGCCCTTTAATCACTACATTGTCTGGCCAAGGTTGATAGCCGCGTTATTAGTGGCAATGATCCTGTATCAAATTTGGCATGACAGAAAAAATAAGGCATCACTAGCTGTAATATTGATTTCGTTTTTATTTCTAATACTTGGTAGCATAGGATTAGCTTTTGGTGAGCGTTACATTGATCAAGGGCGACTGATTTCTACATTCTTGATTTTGTTGATCTCTTTGTTGATCGCTCAAGGTTATTACCATCAAATAAGCTTGATTGTCAGATCCGGTGTGACCGGGGCGGTGAATCTAAAAATGAGTCAATTTATTTTTGTCATGGATCTGTCGACAATCGCTTTTGCTTTATCGATGGGACTTGATAATGGCTGGCCATTGATGGTGTTAGCAGTGACCAGCGGTATCACTAAAGTCATAATGATGTATTTATTTTATTGGGTGAAACATAGCCCGTTGGCAAAGCAGCGGGCATTAATTTGGCAGGAGGGATAAGAGTATTTATCTTATCTACTGGCTATCTATTAACTGGCAACAAAATGGCCGTGAAACCCTAGTGGCAAATGATGGGATAACCAGGCTCTGGCAATCGGGCCATCTGTAATTCTATCTTCTTTAAAGACATTTAAGCAGGTACGTTTACTGGGTACGTGCAGTGCGGTGCCTATGAGGTAACCTGTGCCTGCTTTTTGCTGAGGGCATATGTTAACATGCTCTTCAATCAGAAAATCATTGCCATAGAAGTAACTTTCTTGTTTGCCGGTTTCGGTATTTAAACGGGTAACTGTATCGTTCCATAAACTATCAGCCTGAGATGAAATATAAAACAGGTGCTGATTACGTAGCCCAACCAGGTGATCATGCACTTTAGGGAACTCGCTAGAGCCGGCAAAAGCGTGTTGTTCTACACTACCATTGGGCTTGATGGTAAATAATACAGGTGTTGCCATCATATCTTTGGGTTTCTCCAGTTGTTCACCCCGCATTACATTAGCCAAATGATGTAATATATCTACGTTGTTATATAGACTGGCATCAAAATGAATGGTGCCATCGTTGCGTTCCCAGGCATTACCAAAATGAAAAACAAAAGCTGGTGGTAATTCTACTTCTTTCATTATCGATAACGTTTGTTTATCGATAATGAGTACTCGCATTGGCTGTGTTTTATCAAAACTGATACCACCGAATAAGTGCTCTTGATCACCGTTATGCTTAAGTGACGGTAAGATAAGCAATATGTGCTTACTTGTGATTAAAAAATCATGCAACATTCGTCCCTGATAACGACTGTTAATGAGCTTAACATTTTTGGTGATACCGTTTTTATTTAAGTGATAAAGCACCACCTGTCCATTAGGAATAAAACCAAAATTCCAGATATCGCCATTGGCCTCCTGTTTTGGGTGAGCGGAAAATGGCAGACCGTTAAGTTGTTCGCCATAGTTACTGCCTTGGCCTAAAGAAACAAGTCCTTTAGTGGTTAAGGTATTTGCATCGACTTTTGTTGCTGAGCCTGCTTCCCATAATGCCCAGAGATCATCACCAACGGAAATAATGCTGGTATTGGCGGTATTAATGGTATCAGGTGATAAAACAGATAAGGCATTAGGTACTTGAGTATCAGGGCCTGGGTAAATAAAGCGCTGTGCTTTTTCTTCTTGCTGAAATTTAGCGCTGTTGACAAATTTTCCCTGATGATGAATTTTACCATCGGCTATTTTATATTGCTGGATCATGCCGTCGCCTTCAAACAGGTGCTGATAACGAATATTTGCACGTTCATGTTTGGCTGGGCCATTGCGATAAAAAGTCCCATGTAAATCTTTCGGTAAGTTTCCTTCTATTGTTAATTGAGTTGGCGAAAAATTCTGTTCAACATTAGCAAATGCGATAAGTTTATCGTTATCTGCCAAAGCTCCGGCAAAGGCTAATTGGTTATCGTTCGCTGCGAATCTTGATGTTTTATCTGAAAAAGGCAAAGCAAATCCTTTGCTGGCGTTGAGCACTAACGCACCAGCAGCGGCATTAGACATAGTTTTAAGTAATTGGCGACGGTTCATAAAAACTCCGGCTCTGTTATAAAAAAGGATTGAATGGCTTAAGGTTTAGTAAATAGCGGTGGTTTTATTAATGACGACGCTATTTTCACCGTTAATGACAAACTTAGCGTGTTTGAAGTCTACCGGGCCGAAGTTGGGTTTTGCGTCATTAGAAAAGCCGTAGCCCTCTTTTGGCATACCAATTAAGTTAGTTGCCAATTGACCGTCGTTATCTTCATCATGGAAAAAACGAATGGCATAATCGCCGGCTGGTAGATTGTTAAATGTTACTTTAACTTTACCTTTTTTAGCATTGGTCACTGCGGAAGATTCGGCAATGTTTTGCTTGTAGTTAGCTTCACCTTTGAATATTTGCGCGTAAATTTTACCGCTATCGTTTTTAACTGCATTGATTTCAAAATTAACCGTATTGGCTAAAACTGTTTGATTGACAAGTGTGGTAGTGAAAACAAAGGCTAATGTCGAAGTAAGTTTCATAGTATGTCCTTCTTTTTAGTTAAGAGTTACTTTGCACAACGAAAAAACTTGGCGTTGCACCGGTTTGAAAAGACGATAGAATGACTGCTTTGAAATTTATAGTGATGTTTCGCGAATGCTGTTAATCAATTCGTAAAATGTCCTCAAATGAGTATTGCTCTATTCACGATTCGCGAAATGTACATGAAAAATCAAATGGTTAGTGATAGGTTTAATTTAAAAAAAATACGACATGATCTGTTAGTCGTTAGTGTCGTCGGCATGTTTATCGGCTTTTTGGCACCATTTGGCATGGATAGTACGCCATTATTTTTGAGCATTAGTTTTTGGGTATGTACCAGTGTCTGTGGTTATTTGATTTATATGCCAACGACAGTGTTAGGAGAGTTGGTGCTGTTACCTTTTATCAATCGGCATTGGCTGCGTTTTGCAATTTCGGCATTGCTGGCGAGTGTCATTATGAGTTTTGTTGTGCCAATACTAACCTGGTTGTTTTTTTATATTCCTTTGGATTATGCCAGCCAGTTTTGGTCAATGCTGCCTAAGGCAATTATTATCGGTACTGCGTTATCTATTGCGACCATAGTTAAAGATCATATTCAGCATCAGCAAGTGATTATCAAAGAATCTGAGCAAAAAATAGAGCAAATTCAGGAAAATGATGATAAAGCTGGTCAGCAATTACAGCTATTTATTGAGCAATTACCGGTTGAAAAACGCGGTCAACTCATTTGCCTTGAAATGTCGGATCATTATTTGAAAGTGCACACGGATAAAGGCCATCATCTGTTACTGTTGAGGTTTAAAGACGCATTAACCATGCTAGATTTGGTTGATGGCATGCAAACACATCGTTCCTGGTGGATAGCGAAAGAGGCGGTACAGTCGGTCAAGCGGGACGGGCGGAAAGTTATTTTAGTGATGATTAATCAGCTAGAAGTACCGGTATCGAAAACTTATCTTGATGAAGTTAAGAATCAACATTTTCATGTGTAAAATAGTTAAAGAAATCGTAGTAAGTGTCATTATTAGTTGTAATATCAATTAAAAATGAGTTTTTCTGAGTGAAGTTTCTTACAGAGCGAACTCCTGAACATGTTGTTGGTGCCATGTATAACCCGAGGTAGATATGAAATTATTATTTAGCACATCCAGACTCAGTGTGTTTGAGCTTTTGTCGGATACTCCTCAAGATGATTTGTCCAATTTGCTAGCTCTCGTGCCTGAACTGCTTACGCCAAAAGTCGTTGAAAATTTGCCACCATATTTTCACGGTATTAACTCTGCTGCTGATGCCAAGGAGTGGCTGGAACGTATGATGTCTGAGAGTCGTTTGTTTGTTGTTAAGCAAAAAGATGCTGATGCAATCATCGGTTTTGTCTTTGCTTACGTAGAAAATGACAGTGCTGCTCATATCGGTTATTTACTTGGCGAAGCGTATTGGCGTCAGGGACTGGCGAGTGAATTATTGAAAGCTTTTGTTGTACAAGTTGCACAAACGGAAAGTTGGGATAAATTAATCGCCGGTGTCGAACGGAGCAATCAAGCATCATCCGCGTTATTAGAAAAGCTCGGTTTTGTTGAGCAATCAATGAGTGAAGAACAAGTAAAATTTTATCAATACCCATTACATTAAGCGAACTGGTAAGCGGACGTTTACTATGGCTTTCTAGTCGCTGAGTCACTTAACTTCCTTAGTTTGTCATCTTTTGGTCACCTTTTTATTGAGCCTGTCATTTATGGTTTAGCCACTTTAAATTAAGGAAAGTGGCAATGAAGATTCAATCGTTTTTCATTATATTAACCGTTACGATTTCATCGTTAGTCTTAGCTTCAATC of Thalassotalea insulae contains these proteins:
- a CDS encoding ATP-binding protein, with the protein product MRSTVIRLSVIVALILTVFPYNMLSKAFAISLNATIVPATIVMQIISTYILLFAYRNSQSESLKLFWQYFILAILGGLAASISQTMLPDARLTNDFISLFSYFFILLAIETNPHLNETPMNKYLSGRVPAIFFCLVSFSYFVLLPYEFADKNYSSSLPSAMFHLSITALICLRLVLNTVRCQSLYWRKIYGLLTIGGSFIFIETLLNFNQAYYHGNLLNTTRSILLFVPYLTLILAAVASTQLTKGIQTERYPVHSELYILLLVLYSLVVHFIGIEYQLFYLSSPLWQSVVILSWVAIAVLFITLTTDKKQRLYHTLKSSYQKQFDRSQRLKKLNNELRHSLLNNENKAIVHASNNAILTTSTEGEILSANPAAIQMFQILEQDLIHSNIKQLFSHEDKMHFFFDFKSNVYALQRKEQGVSVESTAIRSDHSDFPVQVELHWAEREDNALIVVTFINLTARKLAEKQALELKDKFIANISHEFRTPLTIINGILDRYLKKSTTQDESQELTTAKRNGLRLVRMVEQLLELSRLSDNPELSIASYRLKTLMTMPCDSFDRLAKQSQLSFTVNIPDDLWLECDAQAFEKIIFNLLANAIKYTPAGGKISVSAYLEQETIILDVIDTGIGIDKNSQAKIFERFQRAEDQKNKAIFGVGIGLSLVNELVKAHHWRINLVSEYNQGSKFSLSIPAAKALSLEEHLPHSVSEEELSSLIVEQNSQPKNTQPHSQQVVLVIEDNVDMQSHIKQVIEQQHHCLLASSGELGLSLAQEYLPDLIVCDIMLTGIDGFAVLQQLKENELTSHIPVILLTARSDLDSRLQGLNLHADDYLSKPFNQQELLVRIANLMATRKQLQNSYLKQFNEKQTSKRKDASHEKVASLTTEQSLESLDEKFLTNLENAIAKKYTEPELGISDLASDMAISERQLQRKIKVLLGTTPNNFIKEFRLKKAQELLRSGAQIGRIALDVGFSSQTYFGRCFKESFDCTPKQYQQKFI
- a CDS encoding HD family phosphohydrolase, producing MENIEHFIEIGIALSTEKDHQVLLEKILLSAMELSHADGGTIYSVNDKQQLVFDTLINKSLNIHWGGTTGKTIDIPAIPLYEYQQPNESALVSIAATSGKVINIKDAYHVKDYDVTAAKEMDKKNGYRTRSVLTLPMNNHENELTGVLQLINATDETGQVIEFSHSVERSVHALSSLAAVIITNKQLIDQMEALFGSFSQLIAYAIDKKSPYTGGHCRRVPEITMLLAKACHQIAQGPLAEFNLSEEDFHELSVAAWLHDCGKVATPEYVMDKATKLETVFDRIELVIARLEIAALNINHNPKYDTNEKAKRLKQLADDREFLIHANKGGEFFDDDKINRVYHIAKNYPVTINSVTQPVLSDDEVYNLITKRGTLNDKERRIINGHMDVTVDMLEAMPFPKHLKNVPEYACGHHEKMDGTGYPKGLKRHQMSIPARIMAIADVFEALTANDRPYKPPKTLTETIAIMDRMKENDHLDPDLYDVFKNEKVYLTFAHQFLDKSQIDMS
- a CDS encoding CHASE2 domain-containing protein, coding for MKPSRQKTRIIAMLTLGLLLISCVALYQQWFLRADFYLFDRQQQVLLTSKPADQQIVIIAIDDVSLEQMMQVAGRWVWPRSVHAELIEGLQAFAPQAIAFDILFSEKDIYRPDADSYLNEVLSDYTNVFFSMLVLSSTHIESAAPLLTNWQDLSKGKLHSQAQSSLLLPFAIEPEYWRLGSINYRAELDGVGRYYDIYQQTSDWKIPSLATVLALNHLTELPKQSRVLLNWRGAQQQPYQTYSYVDIYRAVVEQNSDILQQFSGKTVLIGATAAGLYDARTTPINHNLPGVYMLATALDNIKHQDYYRQMSWQAQMILASLLIMLIGLCFYFFEHYSHQLFSLLMIISGSWLAGGYFSIHLLQKNQAFFIASPLLIITLSGVLFAFVFGYVEFLQRRQALSMFGRFLDPKVVLNLLSEGKLDAGFLNQKTSLTILFSDIRGFTQLSEQHSANQVLKLLNDYFSSQVEVIFSTNGTLDKFIGDCIMAFWGAPIASTTQATDAISAALMMQDNLLAFKRNLPEHLQDFDIGIGIHSGEAIAGLIGTAQRVDYTVIGDAVNLASRIEGLTKGQCRILVSEQTMLLAQQAYDFEEVGEFKVKGRQAGVKLYQPTRR
- a CDS encoding SH3 domain-containing protein gives rise to the protein MKTKILMLLACILFSSLNVAAEQQSVKAGKLTTNTDLHKQPKYQSDVLTQLLANENVNVARRHRAWYQVLTAQQQRGWVKMLNVRFVGVMKRQGELGVKSVFDSLTKQVTPTASTGIRGFDEEALKTAKADLEQLDLLASYQGNAKRAKDFARAGKIKSNLAISTAVTQN
- a CDS encoding M48 family metalloprotease; translated protein: MKTLNTLLLLLLLSSCQSTGLKIGNLDVGRLVNQGVKLWDANNIDQQQEVQFGQNISAVLLGVRPLHKNKAINRYVNNVGMWLAMHSSRPDLPWQFGVIDSDAINAFAAPGGFVFITSSMLQQLNSEAELAAVLAHEISHVTLQHHLTAIKDGALRSAVTETLFVSADAYQANTGADRKKREYAAWAKTVTNAAQDLYSKGLDREDELMADKVGLALLARAGYDPFAFISSLQVVEAIAADDSSLALLYKTHPKPSERIFSLQANLADVEQFPGVVLTERFQQVLTGE